A region from the Mustela erminea isolate mMusErm1 chromosome 2, mMusErm1.Pri, whole genome shotgun sequence genome encodes:
- the LOC116584511 gene encoding alcohol dehydrogenase 1-like: protein MDTSGKIITCRAAIAWTANSSLSIEEVQVEPPKAGEVRIKMVSTGICGTDDHTIKGLLSAVFPFIPGHEGAGIVESIGKGVCSVKPGDKVLTLIIPQCRECSSCLHPKGNFCEKQDVLPSSGLMLDGTSRFICKGKKIHHSFRASTFTEYTVVPEIAVAKIDDAAPLDKVSLISCEVPTGYGAAVHSAKVTRGSTCVVYGLGGIGSAIVMGCKASGASRIIGVDINEEKFPRARALGVTDCLNPQKLKKPVQQVVREMTGVGVDFAFEAIGLSDVMLAAWDSCHLSHGVCLIVGVAPVNTKLSLAAPMIVSGRTLKGVCLGDYKTRDCIPQLVTSYLQNKINIDPLVTHQLPFDQLHKAFELYHAGKTIRCILLF, encoded by the exons ATGGACACTTCAGGCAAA ATAATTACATGCCGGGCAGCCATTGCCTGGACAGCAAATTCTTCTCTTTCAATTGAGGAAGTACAAGTTGAACCACCAAAGGCTGGGGAAGTTCGTATAAAG ATGGTATCTACAGGGATCTGCGGTACTGATGATCACACAATAAAAGGATTACTCTCAGCAGTCTTTCCTTTCATCCCAGGCCATGAAGGAGCTGGGATTGTGGAGAGTATTGGCAAAGGAGTGTGCTCGGTGAAACCAG gaGATAAAGTCCTCACACTCATTATTCCACAGTGCAGAGAATGCAGCTCCTGCTTGCATCCCAAGGGAAACTTCTGTGAGAAGCAAGA TGTTCTGCCTTCTTCTGGATTAATGTTGGACGGGACAAGCAGATTCatctgcaaaggaaaaaagattcatCACTCTTTCCGTGCAAGCACATTCACTGAATATACTGTTGTACCTGAGATTGCAGTGGCAAAAATTGATGATGCTGCTCCCCTGGATAAAGTCAGTCTCATAAGCTGTGAGGTGCCCACAGGTTATGGGGCTGCTGTGCACTCAGCCAAG GTCACTCGTGGTTCCACCTGCGTGGTCTATGGACTTGGTGGAATCGGTTCAGCCATTGTCATGGGCTGCAAAGCATCTGGTGCTTCTAGAATCATTGGGGTTGACATCAATGAGGAGAAGTTTCCCCGGGCCAGAGCGTTAGGAGTCACTGATTGTCTCAACCCTCAAAAACTCAAGAAGCCTGTCCAGCAGGTGGTCAGGGAAATGACAGGAGTTGGTGTTGACTTTGCCTTTGAGGCCATTGGACTCAGTGATGTCATG cTTGCTGCTTGGGATTCCTGCCACCTGAGCCATGGTGTCTGTCTGATCGTTGGGGTGGCTCCAGTAAATACAAAGCTTTCCCTGGCTGCACCAATGATTGTCTCTGGACGGACGTTGAAGGGAGTATGCTTAGGAG aTTATAAAACCAGAGACTGTATTCCCCAACTAGTGACTAGTTAcctgcaaaataaaattaatatagatCCATTAGTAACCCATCAGTTGCCTTTTGACCAACTCCACAAAGCTTTTGAGTTGTACCATGCTGGAAAAAC CATCCGCTGTATCCTGCTATTCTGA